The Leptospiraceae bacterium genome includes the window AAACTGCTGGGACAATTCTGTTGCAGAATCTTTTTTCAAGGCTTTAAAGTTTGAAGAAAAATTTGTGACTTAAAAATCTGTCCACTAAAACGGGTACACCGTTTAGAGTAACCGACGTTGCCGGAATGCGAAGGTCTGAGGAACTCAAGACCGAAGCATGTAGGCAATGTCTCCGAGCCAACCGTATGACTAGCAAGTCCTGTGACTGAACGGATGGCGCGCAAACTTGCTCCGGTTCCTGAGCCTCATCTTTTCGAGGCGTATCGAAGGACTGCAAGTTTCGTGACAGTAGTGAAGGCACTGGACTTGCGATAACTTTCCAAATAAACTAAAAAATTCCACTTAAACAACCAGCGGCTCGGAGCAAGAAGCCACATTTTCTCGTGGCTTCGCAGTGGCTAATCTTTGTTAGATGCTGTTTTTTGCTACAATTACTATGAAGATTTCCCCCATGACTTCTTCTCTTTAAATTATCACTTGAAATAACTTACTTCAAATAATTGTTGTCACAGTCTCATATAAACTAACGAGGCAATTTTGTCTCATCCTGAATTTTGTTCCGTGATTATGACCAGTTCTTGCATCAAAGTCTACTAAAATATTTCCGCTTTCGATTGCTTGTAAAAAACCTTCGAAACTAAATTTCTGTAACATCATCACTTTGCTGTAATTGTAAAATTCTTTTCCTTTTACTTTTTTTACTTCTGCTTGAACATAAAAACAATTTAAAAGCTTTGTTCCAACAATACTGGCTAAGTCATCGAAGCCCCAATAAGGTTGTGGATTTAATTCTTTCAAACCCACTTTTGCTTTTACTGTTTTTAACCAGTCAGAATGTTTTTCAAGTGAAACTAATTTTGAATCAAAGGATATTAGGATTTTCTTTTCTTCTCGATTAATTTTTACGATAAAGCCTCTATCACTAGCGGATAATCCATGTATGGTTTGTCTAAAACTGGTCTTGCCCCCTAAAACTGGAATACAAAAAAAGGGGATAAAGGAGACTTGATAATATGATAAGAAGAAATAACTATGGCAAAGAATTTAAGGAACAAATAGTAATGGAAATTTTGTCCGGGCAGAGTTCCGTTTCGCAAATAGCTCAAAGGGAAAAGGTAAATCCTCAAACAATCCGAAATTGGAGAAATGAGATAGATACAGGAAAGTTTGAACAAAATAATCAAACCGAATTTGCTTTAAGGAAACGAGTCGCAGAATTGGAAGGTGCACTTGCCAACCTTGCGTTAGATAATCACATTTTAAAAAAAGCCCAAAAATATCTGCAAGACTGGAAGCAAAAAGAGAAATTATCAGGAAGTATCTCGCACCAGAATTTGGAATTGTAAAAAGCTGTAAAGCTTTGGAGATCAGTATCTCTTCCTTTTATTACCAATCGGATGCAAAGATTAAAAGAAAACAGGAGGATAAGCAACTAATAGAAAAGATTGAAGCATATCTGGATTTAATGCCTCAATCAGGTTACAGGTCTGTCACTTATTTTCTGAGAAATGATATGAAAATCAATCATAAGCGAGTTTACAGGATCATGCATGAAAACCTTTTAAAATGCAGTCCGAAGAGGGCTTATCATCATGCGACCACGGATTCAAAACATAACCTGAAAAAATATCCAAATCTTCTTAAGGACAAGTCAATTAATCATGCACGAGTAATAGTTGGTGATGTTACTTTTTTTGATGTTCAGGGGAAAAATCATTATCTGGCATCACTAATGGATATGGAAAACAGAGAGGTCATCGGACGAGCTGTTTCTGATAAACTTA containing:
- a CDS encoding transposase; translation: MIRRNNYGKEFKEQIVMEILSGQSSVSQIAQREKVNPQTIRNWRNEIDTGKFEQNNQTEFALRKRVAELEGALANLALDNHILKKAQKYLQDWKQKEKLSGSISHQNLEL
- a CDS encoding IS3 family transposase is translated as MSARLEAKREIIRKYLAPEFGIVKSCKALEISISSFYYQSDAKIKRKQEDKQLIEKIEAYLDLMPQSGYRSVTYFLRNDMKINHKRVYRIMHENLLKCSPKRAYHHATTDSKHNLKKYPNLLKDKSINHARVIVGDVTFFDVQGKNHYLASLMDMENREVIGRAVSDKLNSELVRSAFESALMNRGSLEGYIHHTDSDRRYCSHEYIELLNNSKIQISMCLGNAYENAHAESFNKTIKYQEINISCYADKIEAAKSIFQFIDRYNSIRPHSALGGLSPLQFKNKQKI